The proteins below come from a single Natrinema sp. SYSU A 869 genomic window:
- a CDS encoding amphi-Trp domain-containing protein, with product MPEEVLFKSETEQSRAEIASLLRRVADNLDDGDSITLTAGSESVTLEPPARPTFEVKAEREGPADSPGELSVEFELEWDETDGEDGSGGQLEIE from the coding sequence ATGCCCGAAGAAGTGCTCTTTAAGTCGGAGACCGAGCAGAGCCGAGCGGAGATCGCATCGCTGCTCCGTCGCGTCGCGGACAATCTGGACGATGGCGACTCGATCACGCTCACGGCCGGCTCAGAGTCCGTGACGCTCGAGCCACCTGCCCGGCCTACCTTCGAGGTGAAAGCCGAACGCGAGGGACCGGCGGACAGTCCCGGCGAGTTGAGCGTCGAGTTCGAACTCGAGTGGGACGAGACCGACGGCGAGGACGGCAGCGGCGGCCAGTTAGAAATCGAGTGA
- a CDS encoding CopG family transcriptional regulator, whose product MPKISVEIPQELLNDLDDHVGEDGKFVNRSDAIRSSIRKNLDILDEIDKRHDRLEDQE is encoded by the coding sequence ATGCCCAAGATCAGCGTCGAAATCCCACAGGAACTCCTCAACGATTTGGACGACCACGTCGGTGAGGACGGCAAGTTCGTCAACCGTAGCGACGCGATCCGATCGTCGATCCGGAAGAATCTAGATATCTTAGACGAGATCGACAAACGCCACGACCGCCTCGAGGACCAGGAATAG
- the nasA gene encoding assimilatory nitrate reductase NasA: MRCAVGCGHVQQTPERGYGLETVRGDPSHPVNQGLACQRGVSETADPDGEWLTRPLVREDSELVPTTWESALQHAAEGLGTALAEGSNSVAVLGSGQQTNEAAYALGKLARGGFGTRYYDANTTLCMASAVTAYYDAFGSDAPPPTYDDIPEAQSHVVWGANPAAAHPVMFRWIRQSAGEVDSELIVVDPVHSETAEVADHHVPLEPGGDLALARAVLARVTETDGIDEEFVDEATVGFEELREELPDAAAAAEMAGVSMADVDRIADALADPSLLYWGMGINQSVNGTAAAGALIDLCLATGNLRPGSGPFSLTGQANSMGTRVCSSKGSWPGHRPFADPDHRRAVAETWDVPVSRFPDDPGPGPVGIVDAVGDDVDAVYTVATNPVAGMPDTTRVREKLEDSFLVVQDAFHSETVDYADVVLPAATWGESEGTTTNMERTVSRVRAATETPGGIRTDLTLIGQLADRLVPGLFDEKPEPDAVFDELAALTEGTPADLSGISYERLEAETAVRWPAPAPDVSGGYRYYEAEDGGEDDADDSAPEPTDESWSFYTQSGRARFSTGEARPLPEPTDESYPFTLTTARRPDAYNTGVRTREDEPPTARVSPATAAAFADELEATADGHEDGDDERYARVVSRRASITVGVETDEAIPDGVVWLPIHHPDVNDLTLSDVDPRSNEPNFKQCAVRLEPPRERDVRAVAEASA; the protein is encoded by the coding sequence ATGCGGTGTGCGGTCGGCTGCGGTCACGTCCAGCAGACTCCCGAGCGGGGGTACGGGCTCGAGACCGTCCGCGGCGACCCCAGTCACCCGGTCAATCAGGGTCTGGCGTGTCAGCGTGGTGTCAGCGAGACCGCCGATCCGGACGGCGAGTGGCTGACCCGGCCGCTCGTTCGCGAGGACAGCGAACTCGTCCCGACCACCTGGGAGTCGGCGCTTCAGCACGCGGCAGAAGGGCTCGGTACAGCGCTCGCCGAGGGCAGCAATAGCGTCGCCGTGCTGGGCAGCGGCCAGCAGACCAACGAGGCCGCCTACGCCCTGGGCAAACTCGCCCGCGGCGGCTTCGGGACCCGGTACTACGACGCCAACACGACGCTGTGTATGGCCTCCGCGGTGACGGCCTACTACGACGCCTTCGGCAGCGACGCGCCGCCGCCGACCTACGACGACATCCCCGAGGCCCAGAGCCACGTCGTCTGGGGCGCGAATCCGGCGGCTGCCCATCCGGTCATGTTCCGCTGGATTCGTCAATCCGCGGGCGAGGTCGACTCCGAACTGATCGTGGTCGATCCCGTCCACAGCGAGACTGCTGAGGTCGCCGACCACCATGTCCCTCTCGAGCCAGGCGGCGACCTCGCGCTCGCTCGCGCCGTCCTCGCTCGAGTGACCGAGACGGACGGCATCGACGAGGAATTCGTCGACGAGGCGACGGTCGGCTTTGAGGAACTTCGTGAGGAACTCCCCGACGCGGCCGCGGCCGCCGAGATGGCGGGCGTCTCGATGGCTGACGTCGACCGCATCGCGGACGCGCTCGCGGACCCGTCCCTGCTGTACTGGGGGATGGGAATCAATCAGAGCGTCAACGGGACCGCGGCCGCGGGCGCGCTGATCGATCTGTGTCTCGCGACCGGCAACCTTCGGCCGGGCTCGGGACCGTTCTCGCTGACCGGGCAGGCCAACTCGATGGGAACTCGCGTCTGTTCCTCAAAGGGGTCCTGGCCTGGTCACCGCCCGTTCGCGGATCCGGATCATCGCCGGGCGGTCGCCGAAACGTGGGACGTGCCTGTCTCCCGGTTCCCCGACGACCCCGGCCCGGGGCCGGTCGGCATTGTCGACGCTGTCGGCGACGATGTCGATGCTGTCTACACGGTCGCGACCAACCCCGTCGCGGGCATGCCCGACACTACGCGCGTCCGCGAGAAACTCGAGGATTCGTTCCTCGTCGTGCAGGACGCATTCCACAGTGAGACGGTCGACTACGCTGATGTCGTCTTGCCCGCGGCGACCTGGGGCGAGTCCGAGGGGACGACGACCAACATGGAACGGACCGTTTCCCGAGTGCGTGCCGCGACCGAGACGCCCGGCGGGATCCGGACGGACCTCACGCTGATCGGCCAGCTCGCCGATCGCCTCGTCCCTGGCCTGTTTGACGAGAAGCCGGAACCCGATGCGGTCTTCGACGAACTCGCCGCGCTGACCGAGGGAACCCCGGCCGATCTCTCGGGGATCAGCTACGAGCGCCTCGAGGCCGAGACCGCGGTCCGCTGGCCGGCACCGGCACCGGACGTATCGGGCGGCTACCGGTACTACGAGGCCGAAGACGGTGGCGAGGACGACGCGGACGACTCCGCCCCCGAACCGACGGACGAATCCTGGTCGTTCTACACTCAGTCCGGCCGTGCGCGGTTCTCGACCGGCGAAGCCCGCCCGCTTCCCGAACCGACGGACGAATCCTACCCGTTCACGCTGACGACCGCACGTCGTCCGGACGCGTACAACACCGGCGTTCGGACCCGCGAGGACGAACCGCCGACAGCCCGGGTCAGCCCGGCGACCGCCGCCGCCTTCGCGGACGAACTCGAGGCGACGGCCGACGGACACGAGGACGGCGATGACGAGCGGTACGCTCGCGTCGTCTCCCGGCGGGCGTCGATCACGGTGGGCGTCGAGACTGACGAAGCGATTCCTGACGGCGTCGTCTGGCTGCCGATCCACCACCCCGACGTGAACGATCTCACGCTGTCCGACGTCGACCCGCGCTCGAACGAGCCCAACTTCAAGCAGTGTGCGGTGCGCCTCGAGCCACCGCGGGAACGAGACGTCAGAGCGGTCGCGGAAGCGAGCGCCTGA
- the larE gene encoding ATP-dependent sacrificial sulfur transferase LarE, with protein sequence MTPVEAKLEAARDDLTSRDGVVVAFSGGVDSSVVAALAHDALGDDAVACTAKSETLPEAELEDAKRVASEIGIRHEIVSFSELESDAFVENDDDRCYHCRTMRLGEMLETARELGVGTVCDGTNADDPGAGHRPGLQAVDELDVHSPLLAHEITKAEVREIADRYDLSVADKPSMACLSSRIPTGLDVTEDRLTRIERAEALLRQWGFDQFRVRDHDGLARIEVAPDELERALDREFVETVRTELSKLGFDHVTLDLHGYRTGSVSPETDDEESVVEAGSSSDD encoded by the coding sequence ATGACACCGGTCGAGGCGAAACTCGAGGCCGCCCGCGACGACCTCACGAGCCGCGACGGCGTCGTCGTCGCCTTCTCCGGCGGCGTCGACTCGAGCGTGGTGGCTGCCCTCGCCCACGACGCCCTCGGCGACGACGCGGTCGCCTGCACCGCGAAGAGTGAGACCCTCCCTGAGGCAGAGCTCGAGGACGCCAAGCGGGTCGCGAGCGAGATCGGCATCCGCCACGAGATCGTCTCCTTCTCCGAACTCGAGAGCGACGCATTTGTCGAAAATGATGACGACCGCTGCTATCACTGTCGGACGATGCGACTCGGCGAGATGCTCGAGACCGCACGCGAACTCGGCGTGGGGACGGTCTGTGACGGGACGAACGCGGACGATCCGGGCGCGGGCCACCGGCCCGGACTGCAGGCAGTCGATGAGTTAGACGTTCACTCGCCGCTGTTGGCCCACGAGATCACGAAAGCGGAGGTCCGCGAGATCGCCGACCGCTATGACCTCTCGGTCGCCGACAAACCCTCGATGGCCTGTCTCTCCTCGCGGATCCCCACCGGGCTAGACGTCACCGAAGACCGGCTCACGCGGATCGAGCGGGCCGAAGCACTGTTGCGACAGTGGGGCTTCGACCAGTTCCGCGTCCGCGACCACGACGGCCTCGCCCGCATCGAGGTCGCACCCGACGAACTCGAGCGGGCGCTGGACCGCGAGTTCGTCGAGACAGTCCGGACGGAGCTCTCGAAGCTCGGCTTCGACCACGTCACGCTCGATCTCCACGGCTACCGGACCGGGAGCGTCAGTCCCGAAACCGATGACGAAGAGTCCGTCGTCGAGGCGGGGTCCTCGAGCGACGACTAG
- a CDS encoding 23S rRNA (uridine(2552)-2'-O)-methyltransferase, producing the protein MAKDHYYNKAKQEGYRSRAAYKLKQLADLENVIDRGDTVVDLGAAPGGWLEVAAEEVGPEGNVIGVDFQRIKDFDDHDNVETLRGDMTEDKTRDRVIDAAGGPVDVVISDMAPNMSGEYSLDQARSLHLARQAFETAADLLDSGGDFIVKVFEGPDVDDFRADVEEKFQYVRATSPKASRDESSEIYFIGKGRLTATVRPGDELEVEIESVGNEGDGMASVDGYRLFVPDTEEGETVTVRVEDVKPNFGFAQRIDQD; encoded by the coding sequence ATGGCAAAAGACCACTACTACAACAAGGCGAAACAGGAAGGCTATCGCTCTCGAGCGGCCTACAAGCTCAAACAGCTCGCCGACCTCGAGAACGTTATCGACCGCGGCGACACGGTCGTCGACCTGGGCGCAGCCCCCGGCGGTTGGCTCGAGGTCGCCGCCGAGGAAGTCGGCCCCGAGGGGAACGTCATCGGTGTCGACTTCCAGCGGATCAAAGACTTCGACGATCACGATAACGTCGAGACGCTCCGCGGGGACATGACCGAGGACAAGACCCGCGATCGGGTTATCGACGCCGCCGGCGGCCCTGTCGACGTCGTGATTTCGGACATGGCACCCAACATGTCCGGAGAATACTCGCTCGATCAGGCCCGCTCGCTGCACCTCGCGCGACAGGCCTTCGAGACCGCCGCCGACCTCCTCGATAGCGGCGGGGACTTCATCGTGAAGGTCTTCGAAGGGCCGGATGTCGACGACTTCCGGGCCGATGTCGAGGAGAAGTTCCAGTACGTCCGCGCAACCTCGCCGAAGGCCAGCCGCGACGAATCCTCCGAGATCTACTTCATCGGAAAGGGCCGGCTCACCGCGACCGTGCGGCCGGGCGACGAACTCGAGGTCGAGATCGAAAGCGTCGGGAACGAGGGCGACGGTATGGCCTCAGTCGACGGCTACCGACTATTCGTCCCTGACACTGAAGAGGGCGAGACCGTCACTGTCCGCGTCGAGGATGTCAAGCCGAACTTCGGGTTCGCCCAGCGGATCGACCAGGACTGA
- a CDS encoding DUF6789 family protein — protein MAVSDRLRRLRSITETEGHTSDVDEHSREKHLVDAVARGIQGGFVATLIMTAFRLPLLRSLPPSANFWSQYIADGDPDDHPLAGLVLHLVYGVSSGAIFGGLFSLYTAGQSIEPEQRGLVWGSIYGMVLSAFGAQVMLQELLDIRLEADELALFHAGHLVYGLSLGAWVGSRTEGVEDPEREYEYDNGN, from the coding sequence ATGGCTGTATCAGATCGACTGCGACGACTGCGTTCGATCACCGAAACCGAGGGACACACCAGCGATGTCGACGAACACTCCCGCGAGAAACATCTCGTCGACGCGGTGGCTCGCGGAATTCAGGGTGGATTCGTCGCGACGCTGATCATGACCGCCTTCCGGCTGCCGCTCCTGCGATCGCTGCCACCGTCGGCGAACTTCTGGTCGCAGTACATCGCCGACGGCGATCCCGACGACCACCCGCTCGCTGGCCTCGTCCTGCACCTGGTCTACGGCGTCAGTTCGGGCGCGATCTTCGGCGGGCTGTTCTCCCTGTACACCGCCGGCCAGTCCATCGAGCCCGAACAGCGCGGGCTCGTCTGGGGCTCGATCTACGGGATGGTCCTGTCGGCTTTCGGTGCGCAGGTCATGCTGCAGGAACTGCTCGATATCCGCCTCGAGGCGGACGAACTCGCGCTCTTTCACGCCGGCCACCTCGTCTACGGTCTCTCGCTTGGAGCCTGGGTCGGCTCCCGGACCGAGGGCGTCGAGGATCCGGAACGGGAGTACGAGTACGACAACGGCAACTAA
- a CDS encoding MFS transporter, protein MTTKSTTESASDGAPAIRGTPRRGVASATLGFFVGFAGVVLYGPVATELEGAMGLSGLALGLLVAAPQLTGSLLRVPFGAWVEDVGAAKPFLVLLSCAVVGMAGLSTILVTLGTEGLTMAHYPLVFLFGALSGCGIATFSVGAAQTSYWSPEDRQGTMLAVYAGLGNSSPGIFTLLVPIALAVLGLTGAYLAWFGFLVCGTFVYGIVAVDPPSFQLRKRGLEADDAKRAARAQGQDLFPGGDAMTSIREAASIPRTWVLVALFFTSFGGFLALTTWFPSYWTAVHNLDLQRAGALTAVAFTLLAALIRVPGGVISDRVGGERTAIASFVIVGIAAVGLMTARTVPVAIGATVLLGIGIGVANAAVFGLVPTYVPEAVGGASGLVGGLGAFGGFVIPPVLGLFVDLQGNAGYANGYVVFLVLAIVSIGLSGGLYRTRVEPAPDGPVPTDD, encoded by the coding sequence ATGACGACGAAATCGACTACTGAATCGGCCAGCGATGGCGCGCCCGCAATCCGAGGGACCCCGCGACGAGGCGTCGCGTCCGCGACGCTCGGGTTCTTCGTCGGCTTCGCTGGCGTCGTCCTCTACGGTCCCGTTGCGACCGAACTCGAGGGAGCGATGGGCTTATCGGGGCTCGCGCTCGGCCTGCTGGTCGCCGCGCCGCAGTTGACCGGCTCGCTGCTTCGGGTCCCCTTCGGTGCGTGGGTCGAGGATGTGGGAGCAGCGAAACCGTTCCTGGTCCTGTTGAGCTGTGCCGTCGTCGGGATGGCCGGCCTCTCGACGATTCTCGTGACCCTCGGGACCGAGGGGCTGACGATGGCTCACTACCCGCTCGTGTTCCTGTTCGGCGCGCTTTCTGGCTGCGGGATCGCGACGTTTTCCGTCGGGGCCGCCCAGACATCCTACTGGTCGCCGGAGGACCGACAGGGGACGATGCTCGCGGTGTATGCGGGGTTGGGTAACAGTTCGCCGGGGATCTTCACGCTGCTCGTTCCGATCGCACTCGCGGTGCTCGGCCTAACAGGCGCGTACCTCGCGTGGTTTGGCTTTCTTGTCTGCGGGACGTTCGTCTACGGCATCGTCGCCGTCGACCCACCGTCGTTCCAGCTTCGGAAGCGGGGGCTCGAGGCCGACGACGCGAAACGAGCGGCTCGAGCGCAGGGCCAGGACCTGTTCCCCGGTGGCGACGCGATGACCTCGATCCGCGAGGCGGCCAGCATTCCGCGGACGTGGGTGCTCGTCGCCCTGTTTTTCACCTCGTTCGGCGGCTTTCTTGCCTTGACGACCTGGTTCCCGTCGTACTGGACGGCCGTCCACAATCTCGACTTGCAGCGTGCCGGTGCCCTCACGGCAGTCGCGTTCACGCTGCTCGCGGCGCTCATTCGGGTTCCGGGCGGCGTTATCAGCGACCGGGTCGGCGGCGAACGGACGGCGATCGCGAGTTTCGTCATAGTCGGCATCGCTGCAGTCGGTCTCATGACGGCTCGAACGGTTCCGGTCGCGATCGGCGCGACGGTCCTACTCGGGATCGGAATCGGCGTCGCGAACGCGGCGGTGTTCGGCCTCGTTCCGACGTACGTTCCCGAGGCCGTCGGCGGTGCGTCGGGGCTGGTCGGCGGCCTCGGCGCGTTCGGCGGCTTCGTCATCCCGCCCGTGCTCGGCCTTTTCGTCGATCTGCAGGGGAACGCCGGCTATGCCAACGGCTACGTCGTCTTCCTCGTCCTCGCGATCGTCTCGATCGGCCTGTCCGGTGGACTGTACCGCACTCGAGTGGAGCCGGCCCCCGACGGACCGGTTCCGACCGACGATTGA
- a CDS encoding twin-arginine translocase subunit TatC — MSSAVDEDTAKALNTGRETIGALLSGAQQHLQKVFIVFLLGFVGSFYALRVVVWDFLKATAKGKMGQEVAGSTDVITRTPFEVILLQAKIGMVAGIIVAIPALLFFSRKALRRRGYTSAIPISKGYIAGFVVMSLSLFMAGVIYAYSIFFPYAFGFLAGNAVSAGVKPSYGITEFTEFMALLTLSFGLAAQLPLLMGVLSYTEIIPYETFRDKWRHAVVGIVIFGALFSPPDPFTQVMWAIPMVVLYVFSLGLAKVVTNVRRRGAAKSAGTGTAHVKRRLLQFGGVLAIVAIGITTAVNQGGFGYLRESVYPTFPSWLRPSGTTGLEAMAIEHGLLGEVAVGLFVAAAVGFVVLLGYTIHVLQQPVYPRQDNIRRADSHEDVDFETLETEDIDDVPTGVFRTMSEEQALEYSRQAMYDDDRMKAEKILDRFDTVQEAMDGEDETADAGDAATTGGAGADGDDESLFASTAAGMLDPFTEEETDEDDIGGYAYDIAFIFNSLTSKVFRIVGLFMVVMGGTFFWLYSGGLGDVLRLFLDRVPRHVLEEVVEEGADPSTMSLGELIEAMDIVIALNPVEVLIFEAKVSALAGIIAALPLLLFYAWPPAKERGLVYGDRRTFVVWGGGLLAGFAVGTYLGFFWIAPTIISYLVSDAISNGMVISYRIKSFFWLVIFTTVGIGFLLNIIVTMALFHVGGIVSYHSMLERWRPLVVGIFVIAAFFSPKGILMMLMFAIPISATYLLGLAVLYVLTGGGRLFGGGGDGSAAEPDAEDAGAAVTE; from the coding sequence ATGAGTTCTGCCGTCGACGAGGACACTGCCAAGGCCCTCAATACCGGCCGGGAGACGATCGGCGCACTACTCTCGGGTGCGCAACAGCACCTCCAGAAGGTATTTATCGTCTTTCTCTTGGGCTTCGTCGGTTCCTTCTACGCGCTGCGCGTGGTCGTCTGGGACTTCCTCAAGGCGACCGCGAAGGGCAAGATGGGCCAGGAAGTCGCTGGCTCGACCGATGTCATTACCCGAACACCGTTCGAGGTGATCCTACTTCAGGCGAAGATCGGCATGGTTGCGGGGATCATCGTCGCGATCCCGGCCTTGCTCTTTTTCTCTCGGAAAGCGCTCCGCCGTCGCGGCTACACCAGCGCCATCCCGATCTCAAAGGGCTACATCGCCGGGTTCGTCGTGATGTCACTGTCGTTGTTCATGGCAGGTGTCATCTACGCCTACAGTATCTTCTTCCCGTACGCCTTCGGATTCCTCGCGGGGAACGCCGTCAGCGCCGGCGTCAAACCCAGTTACGGGATTACCGAGTTCACCGAGTTCATGGCGCTGCTGACGCTATCGTTCGGACTCGCCGCCCAGCTTCCGCTGTTGATGGGCGTGTTGTCCTACACCGAGATCATTCCCTACGAGACCTTCCGCGACAAGTGGCGACACGCCGTCGTCGGAATCGTCATCTTCGGGGCCCTGTTCTCGCCGCCGGATCCGTTCACGCAGGTCATGTGGGCGATACCGATGGTCGTCCTCTACGTCTTCAGCCTCGGGCTGGCTAAGGTCGTCACCAACGTCCGACGGCGCGGCGCGGCGAAATCCGCTGGGACGGGGACGGCCCACGTCAAGCGTCGTCTCCTCCAGTTCGGTGGCGTCCTCGCCATCGTCGCTATCGGGATCACTACCGCCGTCAATCAGGGCGGCTTCGGCTACCTCCGCGAGTCGGTCTATCCAACGTTCCCGTCGTGGCTGCGACCCAGCGGAACGACCGGTCTCGAGGCGATGGCGATCGAACACGGCCTCCTCGGTGAGGTCGCGGTCGGTCTGTTCGTCGCCGCTGCTGTCGGCTTCGTCGTCCTGCTGGGCTACACGATTCACGTGCTCCAGCAGCCCGTCTACCCGCGACAGGACAACATTCGACGGGCCGATTCCCACGAAGACGTCGACTTCGAGACGCTCGAGACCGAGGACATCGACGACGTTCCGACGGGAGTCTTCCGGACCATGAGCGAGGAACAGGCCCTCGAATACTCCCGGCAGGCCATGTACGACGACGACCGGATGAAGGCCGAGAAAATCCTCGATCGCTTCGATACAGTCCAAGAGGCGATGGATGGCGAGGACGAGACGGCGGACGCGGGAGATGCGGCCACAACGGGTGGGGCCGGTGCGGATGGAGATGACGAGAGTCTCTTCGCGAGCACCGCGGCCGGCATGCTTGACCCGTTTACCGAGGAGGAGACGGACGAAGACGACATCGGCGGCTACGCCTACGACATCGCCTTCATCTTCAACAGTCTCACCTCGAAGGTGTTCCGCATCGTCGGGCTCTTCATGGTCGTCATGGGCGGGACCTTCTTCTGGCTCTACTCGGGCGGTCTCGGAGACGTCCTCAGGCTCTTCCTCGATCGGGTTCCCCGTCACGTGCTCGAGGAGGTCGTCGAGGAGGGCGCCGATCCGAGCACGATGAGCCTCGGCGAACTCATCGAGGCGATGGACATCGTCATCGCCTTGAATCCGGTCGAAGTGCTCATCTTCGAGGCAAAGGTAAGTGCCCTTGCCGGCATTATCGCCGCGTTGCCGCTACTACTGTTCTACGCTTGGCCGCCCGCCAAGGAGCGCGGTCTGGTCTACGGCGACCGTCGCACGTTCGTCGTCTGGGGCGGCGGTCTACTGGCCGGCTTCGCCGTTGGGACCTATCTCGGATTCTTCTGGATCGCGCCGACGATCATTTCGTATCTGGTCTCGGACGCGATCAGCAACGGAATGGTCATCTCCTACCGGATCAAGAGCTTCTTCTGGCTCGTGATCTTCACCACCGTTGGGATCGGCTTCCTGCTGAACATCATCGTTACGATGGCGCTGTTCCATGTCGGTGGCATCGTCAGCTACCACTCAATGCTCGAGCGCTGGCGGCCGCTCGTCGTCGGCATCTTCGTCATCGCCGCCTTCTTCAGCCCGAAGGGGATCCTCATGATGCTCATGTTCGCGATCCCGATCTCGGCCACGTACCTGCTCGGCCTCGCCGTCCTCTACGTCCTCACCGGCGGCGGCCGGCTGTTCGGCGGTGGCGGTGACGGCTCGGCGGCCGAACCCGACGCTGAAGACGCCGGTGCGGCCGTCACGGAGTAA
- a CDS encoding twin-arginine translocase subunit TatC: protein MSDEPGDDRDVEGPRESGGDPDERRPVADASDPDPDPGDGSAEGNDADGPSLETDGEGVVGDRHNPEPTYPESDDDIGGISTPPDDEEMPLADHIEEMVLRLAVVLLFGAGGTAIGLLWASQAIEFVWFNVFPYEISEVPPPHVYHPLELWLTRIKISSLLGIMLALPAFVYECYLFMRPGLYPNERKYYLAAVPTSVVLAAGGMVFSYVLVLPILFEYFTYYAEGSAEIAYALGETFDLIITLTGFLAIVFQIPLFIMLAIMMGVTTRRWLAQKRLYFWAAFAGLSFMFTMDPTMMAPILVAVTMILLFEGTLFVLKWVGRE, encoded by the coding sequence ATGTCGGACGAGCCGGGCGACGACCGCGATGTCGAGGGCCCCCGAGAGTCAGGGGGCGACCCTGACGAGCGACGGCCAGTCGCCGACGCGTCCGACCCCGACCCCGATCCCGGAGACGGGTCGGCCGAGGGCAACGACGCGGACGGACCCAGTCTCGAGACCGACGGCGAAGGTGTCGTCGGTGATCGGCACAACCCCGAGCCGACCTATCCCGAGTCCGACGACGATATCGGCGGGATCTCGACGCCGCCGGACGACGAGGAGATGCCGCTGGCGGACCACATCGAGGAGATGGTCCTCAGGCTGGCGGTCGTCCTCCTGTTCGGAGCCGGCGGGACGGCGATCGGCCTGCTGTGGGCCTCCCAGGCCATCGAGTTCGTCTGGTTCAACGTCTTCCCCTACGAGATCAGCGAGGTGCCGCCGCCACACGTCTACCATCCGCTCGAGTTGTGGCTGACCCGGATCAAGATCTCCTCGCTGTTGGGGATCATGCTCGCGCTACCGGCGTTCGTCTACGAGTGTTACCTATTCATGCGGCCGGGACTGTACCCTAACGAGCGAAAGTACTACCTTGCGGCCGTGCCGACGAGCGTCGTGCTGGCGGCGGGCGGGATGGTGTTCTCGTACGTGCTCGTCCTCCCAATCCTCTTCGAGTACTTCACCTACTACGCCGAGGGCAGCGCGGAAATCGCGTACGCGCTCGGCGAGACGTTCGACCTGATTATCACGCTGACGGGCTTCCTTGCGATCGTCTTCCAGATTCCGCTGTTCATCATGCTGGCGATCATGATGGGCGTGACGACCCGTCGCTGGCTGGCCCAGAAGCGGCTGTACTTCTGGGCGGCCTTCGCGGGGCTTTCGTTCATGTTTACGATGGACCCGACGATGATGGCTCCAATCCTCGTCGCCGTCACGATGATCCTGCTGTTCGAGGGGACGCTGTTCGTCCTCAAGTGGGTCGGGCGGGAGTAA
- a CDS encoding Gfo/Idh/MocA family oxidoreductase: MDFGVLSTAGIAQKAFLPGIEASDHDVTAIASRDESDARAVAADYGIEEYYGDYDALIANADVDALYIPLPNALHAEWTKRAADAGLDVLCEKPLAVDAGEARDVVDYCADQGVTLMEAFMYQYHPRTERAIALARDELEDVHSVTATFKYRLDRTEDIRLSSELSGGSLMDVGCYAVSLVRQVLGEPEQAYATTADTRDAGVDTELTGILEYADGATGRVSSSFDTQTVQRYRIEGANGWVEVENAFDVPDGELELEYRIDGRRGVETFDPVDQFRLEIDHFADCVAADRSPRTDGDEAIATMRVLDALLESDERDRPVEV; encoded by the coding sequence ATGGATTTCGGCGTCCTCAGTACGGCGGGCATCGCACAGAAGGCGTTCCTCCCGGGAATCGAAGCCAGCGACCACGACGTAACGGCAATCGCGTCCCGAGACGAATCCGACGCGCGCGCCGTTGCGGCGGACTACGGGATCGAGGAGTACTACGGCGATTACGACGCACTCATTGCGAACGCCGATGTCGACGCCCTCTATATCCCGCTACCGAACGCCCTGCATGCGGAGTGGACGAAACGCGCGGCCGACGCCGGACTCGACGTCCTCTGTGAGAAGCCGCTTGCGGTCGACGCCGGGGAAGCGCGCGACGTCGTCGACTACTGTGCAGATCAGGGCGTGACCCTGATGGAGGCGTTCATGTACCAGTATCATCCGCGGACCGAGCGCGCGATCGCCTTGGCACGCGACGAGCTCGAAGACGTACACTCGGTGACGGCGACGTTCAAGTACCGACTCGACCGGACGGAGGACATCCGCCTCTCATCCGAGCTGTCAGGCGGGAGCCTGATGGACGTCGGCTGCTACGCCGTCTCTCTGGTCCGTCAGGTCCTCGGCGAACCGGAGCAGGCGTACGCGACCACGGCCGACACCCGCGACGCCGGCGTCGATACGGAGCTGACCGGAATCCTTGAGTACGCGGACGGGGCGACCGGTCGGGTCTCCTCGAGCTTCGACACGCAGACCGTCCAGCGCTACCGAATTGAGGGAGCCAACGGCTGGGTCGAGGTCGAGAACGCGTTCGACGTGCCCGACGGCGAGCTGGAACTCGAATACCGGATCGACGGCCGCCGCGGCGTCGAGACGTTCGATCCTGTCGACCAGTTCCGGCTCGAGATCGATCACTTCGCCGACTGCGTCGCCGCCGACCGGTCCCCGCGGACGGACGGCGACGAGGCGATCGCCACCATGCGGGTACTCGACGCGCTGTTGGAAAGCGACGAGCGCGATCGTCCTGTCGAGGTCTGA